One genomic region from Syngnathus typhle isolate RoL2023-S1 ecotype Sweden linkage group LG17, RoL_Styp_1.0, whole genome shotgun sequence encodes:
- the plppr2a gene encoding phospholipid phosphatase-related protein type 2a isoform X2, with protein MALEEKPGVKSSSSIVPCFLFVELVIMAGTVLLAYYFEFTDTFPVHIQGFFCYDKTFSKPYPGPDTTSKIPPVLIYSLVTVIPTFTIVVGELCAFFTKAEGSKEKTIVTADCCYFNPLLRRIIRFLGVYAFGLFTTSIFANAGQLVTGNQTPHFLSACRPNYTILGCQSNTQYITERRACTGNPLVVISARKSFPSKDAALGVYSAVYTVMYVTLVFKTKGTRLTKPTVSFTLLCLAMIVGVVRVAEYRNHWADVLAGFFTGGAIAVFLVTCVINNFQQMQPRLSLQVAQRPESTLGMPMVTLPCVESPLEKLSGPQIHDICSATSQHPDFSSAEMPY; from the exons ATGGCATTGGAGGAGAAGCCTGGAGTGAAGAGCAGCAGCTCCATTGTCCCCTGTTTCCTGTTTGTTGAG CTGGTCATCATGGCTGGGACAGTTCTCCTGGCTTACTACTTTGAGTTCACTGACACCTTCCCCGTGCACATCCAAGGGTTCTTCTGCTATGACAAAACCTTCTCCAAGCCTTACCCTGGACCAGATACTACCAGCAAGATTCCCCCCGTCCTCATCTACTCCCTTGTCACTGTCATCCCCACCTTCACG ATTGTCGTTGGAGAACTGTGTGCTTTCTTCACCAAGGCAGAGGGAAGCAAGGAGAAGACCATTGTCACGGCAGATTGCTGCTACTTCAACCCCCTGCTGAGACGTATCATTCGCTTCTTAG GTGTCTATGCCTTTGGTCTATTTACCACAAGCATCTTCGCCAATGCCGGTCAGTTGGTGACAGGAAACCAAACTCCTCACTTCCTCTCCGCATGCCGACCAAACTACACAATCCTGGGTTGCCAGTCCAACACGCAATACATCACAGAACGCCGAGCCTGCACCGGCAACCCTCTCGTTGTTATATCTGCACGTAAATCTTTCCCATCCAAGGACGCGGCGCTCGGCGTCTACTCTGCGGTGTACACAGTG ATGTATGTGACGCTGGTGTTCAAGACCAAAGGTACGCGTCTGACAAAGCCCACCGTCAGCTTCACCTTGCTGTGTCTGGCCATGATCGTCGGCGTGGTCAGGGTGGCTGAATACCGCAACCACTGGGCCGACGTCCTGGCGGGATTCTTCACCGGAGGAGCTATCGCTGTCTTTCTG GTGACTTGTGTGATTAACAACTTCCAGCAAATGCAGCCTAGGCTTTCTTTGCAAGTAGCCCAGCGCCCTGAGTCAACGTTGGGGATGCCCATGGTGACGCTGCCATGTGTGGAAAGTCCACTCGAAAAGTTAAGTGGCCCTCAG attCATGACATTTGCAGCGCGACATCCCAACATCCTGATTTTTCATCAGCAGAAATGCCTTACTGA
- the plppr2a gene encoding phospholipid phosphatase-related protein type 2a isoform X4, producing the protein MALEEKPGVKSSSSIVPCFLFVELVIMAGTVLLAYYFEFTDTFPVHIQGFFCYDKTFSKPYPGPDTTSKIPPVLIYSLVTVIPTFTIVVGELCAFFTKAEGSKEKTIVTADCCYFNPLLRRIIRFLGVYAFGLFTTSIFANAGQLVTGNQTPHFLSACRPNYTILGCQSNTQYITERRACTGNPLVVISARKSFPSKDAALGVYSAVYTVMYVTLVFKTKGTRLTKPTVSFTLLCLAMIVGVVRVAEYRNHWADVLAGFFTGGAIAVFLVTCVINNFQQMQPRLSLQVAQRPESTLGMPMVTLPCVESPLEKLSGPQTPGGSPFTEIT; encoded by the exons ATGGCATTGGAGGAGAAGCCTGGAGTGAAGAGCAGCAGCTCCATTGTCCCCTGTTTCCTGTTTGTTGAG CTGGTCATCATGGCTGGGACAGTTCTCCTGGCTTACTACTTTGAGTTCACTGACACCTTCCCCGTGCACATCCAAGGGTTCTTCTGCTATGACAAAACCTTCTCCAAGCCTTACCCTGGACCAGATACTACCAGCAAGATTCCCCCCGTCCTCATCTACTCCCTTGTCACTGTCATCCCCACCTTCACG ATTGTCGTTGGAGAACTGTGTGCTTTCTTCACCAAGGCAGAGGGAAGCAAGGAGAAGACCATTGTCACGGCAGATTGCTGCTACTTCAACCCCCTGCTGAGACGTATCATTCGCTTCTTAG GTGTCTATGCCTTTGGTCTATTTACCACAAGCATCTTCGCCAATGCCGGTCAGTTGGTGACAGGAAACCAAACTCCTCACTTCCTCTCCGCATGCCGACCAAACTACACAATCCTGGGTTGCCAGTCCAACACGCAATACATCACAGAACGCCGAGCCTGCACCGGCAACCCTCTCGTTGTTATATCTGCACGTAAATCTTTCCCATCCAAGGACGCGGCGCTCGGCGTCTACTCTGCGGTGTACACAGTG ATGTATGTGACGCTGGTGTTCAAGACCAAAGGTACGCGTCTGACAAAGCCCACCGTCAGCTTCACCTTGCTGTGTCTGGCCATGATCGTCGGCGTGGTCAGGGTGGCTGAATACCGCAACCACTGGGCCGACGTCCTGGCGGGATTCTTCACCGGAGGAGCTATCGCTGTCTTTCTG GTGACTTGTGTGATTAACAACTTCCAGCAAATGCAGCCTAGGCTTTCTTTGCAAGTAGCCCAGCGCCCTGAGTCAACGTTGGGGATGCCCATGGTGACGCTGCCATGTGTGGAAAGTCCACTCGAAAAGTTAAGTGGCCCTCAG ACTCCTGGGGGATCTCCGTTCACTGAGATCACATGA
- the plppr2a gene encoding phospholipid phosphatase-related protein type 2a isoform X3 has protein sequence MALEEKPGVKSSSSIVPCFLFVELVIMAGTVLLAYYFEFTDTFPVHIQGFFCYDKTFSKPYPGPDTTSKIPPVLIYSLVTVIPTFTIVVGELCAFFTKAEGSKEKTIVTADCCYFNPLLRRIIRFLGVYAFGLFTTSIFANAGQLVTGNQTPHFLSACRPNYTILGCQSNTQYITERRACTGNPLVVISARKSFPSKDAALGVYSAVYTVMYVTLVFKTKGTRLTKPTVSFTLLCLAMIVGVVRVAEYRNHWADVLAGFFTGGAIAVFLVTCVINNFQQMQPRLSLQVAQRPESTLGMPMVTLPCVESPLEKLSGPQHPALCSSPPLYNTYVPPF, from the exons ATGGCATTGGAGGAGAAGCCTGGAGTGAAGAGCAGCAGCTCCATTGTCCCCTGTTTCCTGTTTGTTGAG CTGGTCATCATGGCTGGGACAGTTCTCCTGGCTTACTACTTTGAGTTCACTGACACCTTCCCCGTGCACATCCAAGGGTTCTTCTGCTATGACAAAACCTTCTCCAAGCCTTACCCTGGACCAGATACTACCAGCAAGATTCCCCCCGTCCTCATCTACTCCCTTGTCACTGTCATCCCCACCTTCACG ATTGTCGTTGGAGAACTGTGTGCTTTCTTCACCAAGGCAGAGGGAAGCAAGGAGAAGACCATTGTCACGGCAGATTGCTGCTACTTCAACCCCCTGCTGAGACGTATCATTCGCTTCTTAG GTGTCTATGCCTTTGGTCTATTTACCACAAGCATCTTCGCCAATGCCGGTCAGTTGGTGACAGGAAACCAAACTCCTCACTTCCTCTCCGCATGCCGACCAAACTACACAATCCTGGGTTGCCAGTCCAACACGCAATACATCACAGAACGCCGAGCCTGCACCGGCAACCCTCTCGTTGTTATATCTGCACGTAAATCTTTCCCATCCAAGGACGCGGCGCTCGGCGTCTACTCTGCGGTGTACACAGTG ATGTATGTGACGCTGGTGTTCAAGACCAAAGGTACGCGTCTGACAAAGCCCACCGTCAGCTTCACCTTGCTGTGTCTGGCCATGATCGTCGGCGTGGTCAGGGTGGCTGAATACCGCAACCACTGGGCCGACGTCCTGGCGGGATTCTTCACCGGAGGAGCTATCGCTGTCTTTCTG GTGACTTGTGTGATTAACAACTTCCAGCAAATGCAGCCTAGGCTTTCTTTGCAAGTAGCCCAGCGCCCTGAGTCAACGTTGGGGATGCCCATGGTGACGCTGCCATGTGTGGAAAGTCCACTCGAAAAGTTAAGTGGCCCTCAG CATCCGGCACTTTGCTCTTCCCCTCCACTCTACAACACTTACGTTCCACCATTCTAA
- the plppr2a gene encoding phospholipid phosphatase-related protein type 2a isoform X1 — MALEEKPGVKSSSSIVPCFLFVELVIMAGTVLLAYYFEFTDTFPVHIQGFFCYDKTFSKPYPGPDTTSKIPPVLIYSLVTVIPTFTIVVGELCAFFTKAEGSKEKTIVTADCCYFNPLLRRIIRFLGVYAFGLFTTSIFANAGQLVTGNQTPHFLSACRPNYTILGCQSNTQYITERRACTGNPLVVISARKSFPSKDAALGVYSAVYTVMYVTLVFKTKGTRLTKPTVSFTLLCLAMIVGVVRVAEYRNHWADVLAGFFTGGAIAVFLVTCVINNFQQMQPRLSLQVAQRPESTLGMPMVTLPCVESPLEKLLGDLRSLRSHDHQPYRFPAKPDVLILSRSISSEV, encoded by the exons ATGGCATTGGAGGAGAAGCCTGGAGTGAAGAGCAGCAGCTCCATTGTCCCCTGTTTCCTGTTTGTTGAG CTGGTCATCATGGCTGGGACAGTTCTCCTGGCTTACTACTTTGAGTTCACTGACACCTTCCCCGTGCACATCCAAGGGTTCTTCTGCTATGACAAAACCTTCTCCAAGCCTTACCCTGGACCAGATACTACCAGCAAGATTCCCCCCGTCCTCATCTACTCCCTTGTCACTGTCATCCCCACCTTCACG ATTGTCGTTGGAGAACTGTGTGCTTTCTTCACCAAGGCAGAGGGAAGCAAGGAGAAGACCATTGTCACGGCAGATTGCTGCTACTTCAACCCCCTGCTGAGACGTATCATTCGCTTCTTAG GTGTCTATGCCTTTGGTCTATTTACCACAAGCATCTTCGCCAATGCCGGTCAGTTGGTGACAGGAAACCAAACTCCTCACTTCCTCTCCGCATGCCGACCAAACTACACAATCCTGGGTTGCCAGTCCAACACGCAATACATCACAGAACGCCGAGCCTGCACCGGCAACCCTCTCGTTGTTATATCTGCACGTAAATCTTTCCCATCCAAGGACGCGGCGCTCGGCGTCTACTCTGCGGTGTACACAGTG ATGTATGTGACGCTGGTGTTCAAGACCAAAGGTACGCGTCTGACAAAGCCCACCGTCAGCTTCACCTTGCTGTGTCTGGCCATGATCGTCGGCGTGGTCAGGGTGGCTGAATACCGCAACCACTGGGCCGACGTCCTGGCGGGATTCTTCACCGGAGGAGCTATCGCTGTCTTTCTG GTGACTTGTGTGATTAACAACTTCCAGCAAATGCAGCCTAGGCTTTCTTTGCAAGTAGCCCAGCGCCCTGAGTCAACGTTGGGGATGCCCATGGTGACGCTGCCATGTGTGGAAAGTCCACTCGAAAA ACTCCTGGGGGATCTCCGTTCACTGAGATCACATGACCATCAGCCCTATCGGTTCCCCGCCAAACCCGATGTCCTCATACTGTCTCGCTCCATTTCCAGCGAAGTCTAG